A genomic segment from Neobacillus sp. YX16 encodes:
- a CDS encoding acyl-CoA dehydrogenase family protein has translation MNFEFTQEQEMLRKVTRDICKNFDDEYWRTIEKEHIFPTEFWNACAEAGLIGVLISEEYGGTGLNITDAVIILMEIAKSAAGMDGASSIHLSMFGANPLFYHGNKEQLQKYLPDVASGKLHVCFGVTEPNPGTDTARITTFARKQGNKYIVNGHKVFITKAQKADRMLLLARTTPYDEVEKKTDGMSIFFAPVDKSAITIKEIEKMGRNGIDTNELFIENLEIDEFDLIGEEGKGFYYLLDGLNPERMLIAAEAVGMGYGAIERAVKYANERVVFGRPIGKNQGVQFPLADAYSHLRAAEALIYQACWLYENGKPCGAEANMAKLRGSEAGFMAVDSAFQTFGGYGYAKEYNIERIYRMARLPRLAPITNELVKSFVAEKVLGLPRSY, from the coding sequence ATGAATTTTGAATTTACTCAAGAACAAGAAATGTTAAGAAAGGTAACTCGTGACATTTGTAAGAATTTTGATGATGAATATTGGAGAACAATCGAAAAAGAACATATTTTTCCAACTGAATTTTGGAATGCATGTGCGGAAGCAGGATTAATTGGTGTATTAATCTCTGAGGAATATGGTGGTACAGGGCTCAATATTACTGATGCAGTCATAATTCTAATGGAAATAGCAAAGTCTGCTGCAGGAATGGATGGTGCATCCAGTATTCATTTGTCCATGTTTGGGGCAAACCCATTATTTTATCACGGGAATAAAGAACAGCTACAAAAATATTTGCCAGATGTAGCGAGTGGAAAGCTTCATGTTTGCTTCGGTGTAACGGAACCAAACCCAGGGACAGATACAGCAAGAATCACTACTTTTGCTAGAAAACAAGGCAATAAATATATCGTAAATGGACATAAAGTGTTTATTACAAAAGCACAAAAAGCAGATAGGATGTTGCTCCTTGCAAGAACGACTCCTTATGATGAGGTGGAGAAAAAGACAGATGGCATGTCCATATTCTTTGCTCCTGTCGACAAATCCGCCATTACAATTAAGGAAATTGAAAAAATGGGCCGTAATGGAATCGACACCAATGAGCTTTTCATTGAGAACCTTGAAATTGATGAGTTTGATTTAATAGGTGAAGAGGGAAAAGGTTTCTATTATCTTCTAGATGGCTTAAACCCAGAGAGAATGTTAATCGCTGCTGAAGCAGTGGGTATGGGATATGGAGCTATCGAAAGAGCAGTGAAATATGCAAATGAACGTGTTGTATTCGGACGACCCATTGGCAAAAATCAAGGAGTTCAATTTCCGTTAGCAGATGCATACTCGCATTTAAGAGCAGCTGAAGCATTAATTTATCAAGCATGCTGGTTATATGAAAATGGCAAGCCTTGTGGTGCAGAAGCCAATATGGCGAAATTGCGTGGGTCAGAGGCAGGGTTCATGGCAGTGGATTCAGCATTTCAGACTTTTGGCGGTTATGGGTATGCCAAAGAATATAATATTGAAAGAATTTATCGTATGGCAAGACTTCCAAGATTAGCACCAATTACAAATGAACTGGTAAAGAGTTTTGTTGCCGAGAAGGTTTTAGGGTTGCCTAGGTCTTATTAA
- a CDS encoding CaiB/BaiF CoA-transferase family protein — protein MFENIKILDFTRVFSGPFCTQMLAELGAEVIKIEEPKSGDETRGWYPLEKNWSGYFMALNRSKKSLTLNLKNEEAIEIVKKLVSTCDVVVENFAPGVVQRLGISYEDLIKINPNIIYLSLSAYGQTGPNKNIKGYDPIIQADAGVMSLTGEKEGPPVKTMFPIADISSSLYGAFAIAAALYKRSVRQEGEYIDIALYDSVVSLMGILTAIPFFKNEIPKRLGSEHPHRVPSRNFETSDGTYIHVICNHSQWLKLCNALNLEEKYKREPYTSDLGRLEHREEIDEIIQNVLSTKTGKEWMKIFNEIGVPCSLINSLDQVLNSEQTKARDLIVRWEQDNIGEVPGLNFPYKFLNSTSKIKSPVPKLGEHTSEMLEEFGYTQNEIDNLREKGII, from the coding sequence GTGTTTGAAAACATTAAGATATTAGATTTTACTCGAGTATTCTCAGGTCCCTTTTGTACTCAAATGCTTGCCGAACTTGGTGCTGAGGTTATTAAGATTGAGGAGCCAAAAAGTGGGGACGAAACAAGGGGGTGGTACCCACTTGAAAAAAATTGGAGTGGCTATTTTATGGCCTTAAACCGAAGTAAAAAGTCACTTACATTGAATTTGAAAAATGAAGAAGCAATAGAAATTGTTAAGAAGCTTGTTAGTACATGTGATGTGGTGGTTGAAAACTTTGCACCTGGTGTAGTTCAAAGACTTGGGATATCCTATGAGGATTTAATAAAAATAAATCCAAATATCATTTACCTTAGTTTATCCGCTTATGGACAGACTGGCCCAAACAAAAACATTAAAGGATATGATCCGATTATTCAGGCGGATGCAGGTGTCATGAGTTTGACGGGTGAAAAAGAGGGTCCACCTGTTAAGACCATGTTTCCAATCGCAGATATTTCTTCTAGCTTATATGGAGCATTTGCCATTGCTGCAGCACTATACAAGCGATCAGTTAGACAGGAAGGTGAATACATCGATATAGCTCTATACGATTCAGTCGTTTCATTGATGGGTATTCTTACAGCCATTCCATTTTTTAAAAATGAAATACCAAAACGTTTAGGTTCAGAACACCCTCATCGTGTTCCAAGTAGAAACTTTGAAACTAGTGATGGTACTTATATACATGTTATTTGCAATCATAGTCAATGGTTAAAACTATGTAATGCACTTAATTTAGAAGAAAAATATAAGCGAGAACCATATACTTCTGATTTAGGAAGGCTCGAGCACCGTGAGGAAATCGATGAGATCATCCAAAATGTATTATCAACCAAAACAGGAAAAGAATGGATGAAAATATTTAATGAGATAGGGGTCCCATGTTCTTTAATTAATAGTCTAGATCAGGTTTTAAATAGTGAACAAACTAAGGCACGGGATCTTATTGTTAGGTGGGAGCAGGATAATATAGGTGAAGTGCCAGGTTTAAATTTTCCATACAAATTCCTTAACTCGACCTCGAAAATAAAAAGTCCTGTTCCAAAACTGGGTGAACATACAAGTGAGATGCTTGAAGAATTCGGATACACACAAAATGAAATTGATAATCTAAGAGAAAAAGGAATCATCTAA
- a CDS encoding glucose 1-dehydrogenase translates to MGKLSGKVAIITGATGEIGKGTAEKFLKEGAKLVLVDINEDAMKKAKEELELSGEIITVIADVSKESDVKNYVNTCVEHFGRIDVFFNNAGIEGKVAPLVQQNLEDFDAVMNVNVRGVFLGLKYVLPNMIAQGCGSIINSSSGAGLDASPNISPYIASKHAVVGLTKSAAIGSANANVRVNSIHPTAVDSRMMRSLEEGMGVKQETIAKGIPLGRYGTTYDIANLVLFLASDESAFITGAQYRIDGGKGAL, encoded by the coding sequence ATGGGCAAGCTTTCGGGTAAAGTTGCTATCATAACAGGTGCAACTGGAGAGATAGGAAAAGGAACTGCGGAAAAATTTCTAAAAGAAGGAGCAAAATTGGTTCTAGTTGATATAAACGAAGATGCTATGAAAAAAGCGAAAGAAGAATTAGAACTTTCTGGTGAAATCATAACGGTTATTGCGGATGTATCAAAGGAATCCGATGTAAAGAATTACGTAAATACCTGTGTTGAACATTTTGGGAGAATTGATGTTTTTTTTAACAATGCTGGAATTGAAGGGAAAGTTGCCCCACTTGTGCAACAAAACCTAGAGGATTTTGATGCGGTTATGAATGTTAATGTACGAGGAGTCTTCTTAGGATTGAAATATGTTCTTCCCAATATGATAGCCCAAGGTTGTGGTAGTATCATTAACTCTTCCTCAGGTGCAGGCTTAGATGCCAGTCCCAATATTTCACCATATATCGCATCAAAACATGCAGTTGTGGGACTTACAAAATCTGCAGCCATTGGATCAGCGAATGCAAATGTAAGAGTAAATTCTATTCATCCTACTGCAGTCGATTCAAGAATGATGCGCTCTTTAGAAGAGGGAATGGGAGTTAAACAAGAAACTATTGCAAAAGGTATACCATTGGGACGTTATGGAACGACGTATGATATTGCAAATTTAGTCTTATTTCTGGCTAGTGATGAAAGTGCTTTCATTACTGGAGCTCAGTATCGGATTGATGGGGGAAAGGGAGCTTTGTAA
- a CDS encoding glucose 1-dehydrogenase gives MNLIEKVAIVTGGASGLGLATVKNFIENGAKVMIADINEEGENIAWDFGASFVKVDVTKEEDIKLMVTKTIEKYGKLDIAVASAGVSLGPGNIVEVGYDKWLKVNDINYNGTFLTNKYAMSQMLKQGSGGAIINIASMFGLVGVSSHAPYSGSKGGVVNLTRAAGTSHAKHNIRVNAVCPGVIATPLTSEETRRVFAKKHPMGRIGQPEEVANVINFLASDAASFVTGACIAVDGGYTAI, from the coding sequence ATGAATTTAATAGAAAAAGTAGCTATTGTAACTGGAGGGGCTAGTGGACTAGGTTTAGCCACAGTTAAGAATTTTATTGAAAACGGTGCAAAGGTTATGATTGCAGACATCAATGAGGAAGGTGAAAATATTGCCTGGGATTTTGGTGCATCATTTGTAAAGGTTGATGTAACAAAAGAAGAAGACATAAAGTTGATGGTCACTAAAACCATTGAAAAATATGGGAAGCTTGATATTGCAGTGGCAAGTGCAGGCGTTAGTTTGGGACCAGGAAATATTGTGGAGGTAGGCTACGATAAATGGCTTAAAGTAAATGACATTAACTATAATGGTACCTTTTTAACAAATAAATATGCAATGTCCCAAATGTTAAAGCAGGGGAGCGGGGGGGCTATCATCAATATAGCCTCTATGTTCGGACTGGTCGGCGTTTCAAGTCATGCTCCATATTCAGGTTCAAAAGGTGGAGTGGTTAATTTAACTCGAGCTGCAGGGACTTCTCATGCAAAACATAATATTAGAGTTAATGCAGTTTGTCCAGGAGTTATTGCTACACCATTAACCTCTGAGGAAACACGCAGGGTTTTCGCTAAGAAGCATCCAATGGGGCGAATAGGACAGCCCGAAGAGGTAGCGAATGTAATCAATTTTTTAGCAAGTGACGCGGCCTCCTTCGTAACAGGAGCATGTATTGCAGTGGATGGAGGATATACTGCCATATAA
- a CDS encoding alpha/beta hydrolase codes for MAKLVPEAQEYVAAFNQLPDFTTMDPIDVRAILDQAKNLEMELASVASVKDRDISVSPSDYIRLRIFTPEGNGPFPIIIYYHGGGWVLGNLDGADPSCRVLANKTNSVVVSVDYRLAPEFKFPIPAEDSYAALEWVKNNASNINGNDSEIIVAGDSAGGNLATVVAMMSRDRKGPDIAAQVLLYPVTDLSYNTETYYEFAEGYALNRNLMKWFGNHYIRNEEDRTNPYAAPLISVDLHDLPQAFIITAENDVLRDEGIAYAERLMEAEVKVIYKNENGLVHGYFSNYAFFKERIEKTCESIRDFISTLEQ; via the coding sequence ATGGCTAAGTTAGTACCAGAAGCACAGGAATATGTCGCTGCGTTTAATCAATTACCAGATTTTACAACAATGGATCCTATTGATGTGAGAGCAATACTGGACCAGGCAAAAAATCTAGAGATGGAACTTGCATCAGTTGCTAGCGTGAAGGATCGCGATATATCTGTTAGTCCGAGCGATTATATTCGTTTAAGGATATTTACTCCAGAGGGTAATGGGCCTTTCCCAATTATTATTTACTATCATGGAGGGGGCTGGGTTTTAGGTAACCTTGATGGAGCTGACCCAAGCTGCAGAGTGCTTGCTAATAAAACTAATAGTGTGGTCGTTTCCGTTGATTATAGACTTGCACCAGAGTTTAAATTTCCAATACCTGCAGAAGATTCATATGCCGCTTTAGAGTGGGTAAAGAATAATGCTTCGAACATTAATGGAAATGACTCGGAGATTATTGTAGCTGGAGATAGTGCTGGTGGAAACCTTGCAACAGTTGTGGCCATGATGTCTCGGGACCGAAAGGGACCTGACATCGCTGCACAGGTATTACTTTATCCTGTAACAGACTTATCCTATAACACAGAAACCTATTATGAATTTGCAGAAGGTTATGCCCTTAATCGAAATTTAATGAAATGGTTTGGTAATCATTATATTAGGAACGAAGAGGATAGGACAAATCCTTATGCAGCACCGCTCATTAGTGTAGATTTACATGATCTTCCACAAGCATTTATTATCACTGCTGAAAACGATGTACTCCGAGATGAAGGAATTGCCTATGCAGAACGTCTCATGGAAGCTGAGGTAAAAGTGATATATAAAAATGAAAACGGTTTAGTCCATGGTTATTTTTCAAACTATGCATTTTTTAAGGAAAGAATTGAAAAGACCTGCGAGAGTATAAGAGACTTTATAAGTACACTAGAACAGTGA
- a CDS encoding NAD(P)/FAD-dependent oxidoreductase: protein MENTKTRVRQLDAVVVGAGFSGMYMLHRLKEAGFSTTVIEAANGVGGVWYWNRYPGARCDSLSIYYNYTFSEELYRGWTWTKKYPEQPEILRYLNYVADTLDLREDIQFETKVVSAHYLEEGNKWLIETDKGDRIEAKYFITGVGCISASNIPNFKGLESFEGEWYHTAHWPHKKVDFKGKKVGIIGTGSSGIQAIPVIAKEADHLTVFQRTPQYSIPARNRLLEQSEIQQVKNNFPEIRKSMRESRAGSPREYKYESLQQATPEEREKVMEELWEKGGPDLVVASFMDVITNEVTNEAVARFVRKKIREMVKDNEIAQKLTPSYPIGTKRIVIDTNYFETYNRNNVTLVDVKKAPIQEITSKGVKTSEAEYDLDILIFATGFDGMTGPLLKMDIRGKGGVSLREKWDNGAQTRTYLGVANAGFPNYFMITGPESPSVLGNVPVAIEQHVEWVADCIEYLRKHGIEKIEAEVKAEEEWSKHCREMAEKTLYMKSESWYNGANIEGKAKRFPIYVGGYGHYRNICDEIASKNYEGFILTAASNTVSYK, encoded by the coding sequence TTGGAAAATACAAAAACAAGGGTTAGGCAATTGGATGCAGTGGTCGTAGGTGCTGGGTTTTCTGGGATGTATATGCTTCATCGATTAAAAGAGGCAGGATTTTCAACAACCGTTATTGAAGCAGCAAATGGTGTTGGTGGAGTTTGGTATTGGAATCGATATCCAGGCGCACGATGTGATTCCCTAAGTATTTACTATAACTATACTTTTTCAGAAGAATTATATAGAGGTTGGACTTGGACAAAAAAGTATCCTGAACAACCAGAAATTTTACGGTACTTGAATTATGTTGCTGATACTTTAGATCTCAGGGAGGATATCCAATTTGAAACAAAAGTCGTTTCTGCACACTATCTCGAAGAAGGGAATAAATGGCTAATAGAAACAGACAAAGGTGACAGAATTGAAGCAAAGTACTTCATTACAGGTGTAGGTTGTATTTCAGCATCTAATATTCCAAATTTTAAAGGTCTAGAATCCTTTGAAGGGGAATGGTATCACACGGCACACTGGCCACATAAAAAGGTTGATTTCAAAGGAAAAAAAGTCGGAATTATTGGAACAGGATCATCAGGAATTCAAGCCATTCCAGTCATTGCAAAAGAAGCTGATCATTTGACTGTATTTCAACGTACTCCACAATATTCGATTCCTGCAAGGAATAGATTACTTGAACAAAGTGAAATTCAACAAGTAAAAAACAATTTTCCAGAAATAAGAAAAAGCATGAGAGAGTCTAGGGCTGGATCACCACGTGAATATAAGTATGAAAGTCTTCAACAGGCAACACCTGAAGAAAGAGAAAAAGTAATGGAGGAACTATGGGAAAAAGGCGGACCAGACTTAGTTGTAGCTTCATTTATGGATGTTATTACGAATGAGGTAACAAACGAGGCTGTAGCCAGATTTGTTAGGAAGAAGATACGTGAAATGGTTAAGGACAACGAAATTGCTCAAAAACTAACTCCATCCTATCCCATTGGAACCAAACGAATAGTTATTGATACGAATTATTTTGAGACATATAACCGTAATAATGTCACTTTAGTAGATGTCAAAAAGGCACCTATACAAGAAATAACATCAAAGGGAGTTAAAACTAGTGAAGCAGAATATGATCTTGACATTCTTATTTTCGCAACTGGATTTGATGGAATGACTGGACCTTTGTTGAAAATGGATATTCGGGGAAAAGGAGGTGTCTCATTAAGAGAAAAGTGGGATAACGGCGCCCAGACTAGAACGTATCTTGGAGTAGCTAATGCAGGTTTTCCAAATTACTTTATGATAACCGGTCCAGAGAGCCCATCTGTATTAGGTAATGTGCCAGTTGCGATTGAACAGCACGTAGAATGGGTTGCGGATTGTATCGAGTACCTCAGAAAACACGGCATTGAAAAGATTGAAGCAGAAGTGAAAGCTGAAGAAGAATGGAGCAAGCACTGTAGAGAGATGGCAGAAAAAACGCTCTATATGAAATCTGAATCCTGGTATAACGGTGCTAATATTGAAGGCAAAGCTAAGAGATTTCCAATTTATGTGGGCGGATATGGTCATTATAGAAATATATGTGATGAAATAGCTTCAAAGAATTATGAAGGCTTTATTTTGACAGCTGCATCAAATACAGTTTCTTATAAATAG
- a CDS encoding LysR family transcriptional regulator codes for MNISQLEYLIEVARVGNISVASQNLFVSQAGISQAITSLEEELGVKIFKRSRAGAILTESGKEIVKKAEEILEKVQELKDLPTIPNTIRQEEIKVALTPGVYPVLQKNLSLFKSKYPDISIRFNEGESMALYDDIKTFKSDIGVIGSYKYTNLNTSDIFFEEIFKTKIKILVSKNSPFASVGKMTPQEFVNQPVVLYNSQTFMNFLKPFKSKFGDVKDLFISNNLDTVKNLIIEEDAVSLFTEVFIKTDPDILKGNLIPITLMNFDQEYISYGIVYSRKNNQSTAMKQLLKFLKEELVVFC; via the coding sequence ATGAACATATCACAATTAGAATACCTAATAGAGGTTGCAAGAGTTGGAAATATTTCTGTTGCATCTCAAAACCTATTCGTCTCTCAAGCTGGTATTAGTCAAGCCATAACGAGTCTTGAAGAAGAATTAGGTGTAAAAATTTTTAAACGATCACGTGCTGGCGCAATACTTACTGAAAGTGGAAAAGAAATAGTCAAAAAAGCAGAAGAGATTTTAGAAAAAGTTCAAGAGTTAAAAGATTTACCTACAATACCAAATACAATAAGGCAAGAAGAAATCAAAGTAGCTTTGACCCCTGGAGTGTACCCAGTTCTTCAGAAGAACCTATCATTATTTAAATCGAAATATCCAGATATATCTATTCGGTTTAATGAAGGTGAATCAATGGCACTTTATGATGATATCAAAACTTTCAAATCCGATATAGGTGTTATTGGCTCTTACAAATATACAAATTTAAATACTAGTGATATATTCTTCGAAGAAATCTTCAAGACAAAGATAAAAATCCTGGTTAGCAAAAATTCACCCTTCGCCTCAGTTGGTAAAATGACTCCACAAGAATTTGTAAATCAACCTGTTGTCCTTTATAACAGTCAAACTTTCATGAACTTCTTAAAGCCATTCAAATCAAAGTTTGGTGATGTAAAGGACTTATTTATTTCCAATAACTTAGACACCGTAAAAAATCTAATTATCGAAGAGGATGCTGTATCCCTTTTTACAGAGGTATTTATAAAAACAGATCCAGACATACTTAAAGGAAACCTAATTCCTATCACCTTAATGAATTTTGACCAAGAATATATTTCCTACGGGATAGTCTATTCTAGAAAAAATAACCAATCTACTGCAATGAAGCAATTATTAAAATTCCTTAAGGAGGAACTTGTCGTTTTCTGTTAA
- a CDS encoding TRAP transporter substrate-binding protein has product MKKHFFIGVFILMMLIVTACGGANETSQEASKGNNDSKKSSGEKYVFKVSHPYPPTSLQQHTLEWYNDEIEKRSDGKLSLEIYPSGQLMPPGQEIPALINGQIDMALPISSVIGSIDPIWYLFELPYLFDFSKDDPSLYFKHKRAFSDSEKGGGVIKAKTEEHGLKVISMSQDYYSEIFTTGKDNMITDLESAKGLKIRSTGGTMLNDTISALGASATVVDATEVVTAVQQGVIDGLASSAYYALGNYPIKTWTSVPINSYTLTVMMSLKKFDSLPKDLQDIMVEAGKDLDKYLDGVSLKNLEELYDKGAKEKGIEVYFPTEEEHNEFKEVLLPLHDKWSKTVKGGQELLDEIENTRP; this is encoded by the coding sequence TTGAAAAAACATTTTTTTATTGGAGTGTTCATCCTGATGATGCTCATTGTAACAGCCTGTGGAGGAGCTAATGAAACGAGCCAAGAGGCATCCAAGGGAAATAATGATTCCAAAAAGTCTAGTGGTGAAAAGTATGTTTTCAAAGTATCTCATCCATATCCACCAACATCTCTGCAACAACACACGCTTGAATGGTACAATGATGAAATTGAAAAACGGAGTGATGGAAAATTATCTCTTGAAATTTATCCAAGTGGTCAATTAATGCCGCCTGGGCAAGAAATTCCAGCATTGATAAATGGACAAATTGATATGGCTTTGCCGATTTCATCTGTAATTGGAAGTATCGATCCAATTTGGTACCTATTTGAATTACCTTATTTGTTTGATTTCAGTAAGGATGATCCTTCTCTCTATTTCAAACATAAAAGAGCTTTCTCAGATAGTGAAAAAGGTGGAGGGGTTATCAAAGCGAAAACAGAAGAACATGGATTAAAGGTAATCTCAATGTCTCAAGATTATTACAGTGAAATATTTACTACTGGTAAAGATAATATGATTACAGATTTAGAGAGTGCTAAAGGTCTGAAAATTCGGTCAACCGGTGGTACCATGCTAAATGACACGATTTCTGCCTTAGGAGCCAGTGCAACTGTGGTGGATGCAACAGAAGTAGTAACTGCTGTCCAACAAGGCGTTATCGATGGTTTAGCCTCATCCGCCTACTATGCACTTGGCAACTATCCTATCAAAACTTGGACTTCCGTTCCAATAAATTCTTATACGTTGACTGTAATGATGTCTTTAAAGAAATTTGATTCACTTCCTAAAGATTTACAGGACATTATGGTTGAGGCTGGTAAGGATTTAGATAAATATCTTGATGGTGTTTCATTGAAGAATTTGGAAGAACTTTATGATAAAGGTGCGAAAGAGAAAGGCATTGAAGTCTATTTTCCAACTGAGGAAGAACACAATGAGTTTAAGGAAGTCCTTTTACCTTTACATGACAAATGGTCAAAAACGGTTAAAGGCGGTCAGGAATTACTCGATGAAATAGAAAACACTAGACCATAA
- a CDS encoding TRAP transporter substrate-binding protein, with the protein MKKVLSGILILMVCIMTACSGTSETNNGPQKENNGSKDEKYVLKVSHGHPPTSHQHKLLEWYNDEISKRSNGRLSLEIYPSGQLMPSGQELQAMLNGQIDMAIPISSVIGSIDPIWYLFELPYLFEFDNDDPSVIFKHKRAFFDSEKGGGVIKAKTEEHGLKVLSMSQDYYSSFFTADKDKMITDLKSAKGLKIRSTGGTILNDTIEALGASASVVDPSEVVTAIQQGVIDGVTTTAFYALANYPIKTWTSAPMNNYTLTVMMSQKKFQTLPADLQEILVETGKDLDKYLDEISLAAIKEIYEKGAKEKGVEVYFPTKKEHDEFKEVLVPLQAKWAKTVEDGQELLHEVENTRP; encoded by the coding sequence TTGAAAAAGGTATTAAGTGGGATCTTGATTCTAATGGTATGTATCATGACGGCTTGTAGTGGAACATCTGAAACAAATAATGGTCCTCAGAAGGAAAATAACGGATCTAAGGACGAAAAATATGTGTTAAAAGTATCTCATGGTCATCCACCAACCTCCCACCAACATAAACTGCTTGAATGGTACAACGATGAAATTAGCAAACGAAGTAATGGGAGATTATCGCTGGAAATTTACCCAAGCGGTCAATTAATGCCATCTGGGCAAGAACTTCAAGCAATGCTCAATGGTCAAATTGATATGGCCATACCTATTTCCTCCGTCATTGGCAGCATCGATCCAATTTGGTATCTTTTTGAATTACCTTATTTATTTGAATTCGATAATGATGATCCTTCAGTAATTTTTAAGCATAAGCGAGCCTTTTTTGATAGTGAAAAAGGTGGTGGGGTAATAAAAGCGAAAACAGAGGAGCATGGGTTAAAAGTACTATCCATGTCTCAAGATTATTACAGCTCATTTTTTACAGCGGATAAGGATAAAATGATTACTGATTTAAAGAGTGCAAAAGGTCTGAAAATTAGATCTACAGGAGGTACCATTCTAAATGACACCATCGAAGCATTAGGAGCAAGTGCATCGGTCGTTGACCCTTCAGAAGTTGTAACGGCTATCCAGCAGGGGGTTATTGATGGTGTAACCACGACAGCCTTTTACGCGCTTGCCAATTATCCTATTAAAACCTGGACATCAGCCCCTATGAATAATTACACGTTGACTGTCATGATGTCTCAAAAGAAATTTCAAACGCTTCCTGCCGATTTACAAGAAATTCTTGTTGAAACTGGAAAAGATTTAGATAAATATCTTGATGAAATTTCATTAGCAGCTATTAAAGAGATATATGAGAAAGGAGCAAAAGAAAAAGGGGTGGAAGTCTATTTCCCAACGAAAAAAGAACATGATGAGTTTAAGGAAGTTCTAGTACCGCTACAAGCAAAATGGGCCAAAACAGTAGAAGATGGACAAGAATTACTTCATGAGGTTGAAAACACTAGACCGTAA
- a CDS encoding TRAP transporter large permease subunit, producing MILLGFIVFLILLLIGVPIWLSLGIGGVFWGIFLTGLPLESIPTQFFISIDSWLLLAIPYFLLAGNLMTYMGPAYKMLKVVNDLVGHFRGGIPAATVITCAIFGALSGSSIATVVAVGTLMIPQMKALGYSMQNSMGIVASAGTLGSMIPPSIFFVLYASMVGADVGDLFIAGIIPGVFISIILVITAVLVSSKENAAVKEKSSFAVIKRSFLEAIPSLLMPVIVLGGIYSGKFTPTESAAVAVLYVLIISFIFNRKDFTRENLVKSIKSSMMTTAVIYIILGGAQLFSTALMYTQLPQGITRALTELSVSPWVIMLLILVLFFVLGTFLEPIPILFITMPILYPVVTSLGFNAIHFGVVTCALMMISQITPPVGGSLFALSSYFKENVGVVVKGSMPYLYALIIAALVLLYVPWLSTALVG from the coding sequence TTGATTTTACTAGGTTTTATCGTCTTCTTGATTTTACTATTAATTGGAGTTCCTATTTGGTTATCGTTGGGAATCGGTGGGGTATTTTGGGGTATCTTTTTGACGGGGTTACCGCTAGAAAGCATTCCAACTCAATTTTTCATTTCAATTGATAGTTGGCTTTTATTAGCTATACCTTATTTCTTACTAGCAGGAAACCTTATGACCTATATGGGACCTGCCTACAAAATGTTAAAAGTTGTCAATGATTTAGTCGGCCATTTTCGAGGTGGAATTCCTGCTGCTACCGTTATCACATGTGCCATTTTTGGAGCCCTTTCAGGGTCGTCAATTGCAACGGTTGTAGCTGTAGGAACTTTGATGATTCCACAAATGAAAGCTCTAGGCTACTCGATGCAAAATAGTATGGGAATTGTGGCTTCTGCTGGAACATTAGGATCTATGATCCCTCCTAGTATATTCTTCGTTTTGTATGCTTCTATGGTTGGAGCCGATGTGGGAGATCTGTTTATTGCAGGAATTATCCCAGGTGTTTTCATATCAATCATTTTAGTCATTACGGCTGTGCTAGTTAGCTCAAAAGAAAATGCCGCGGTAAAAGAGAAAAGTTCGTTTGCAGTTATTAAAAGGTCTTTCTTAGAGGCGATTCCATCTTTGCTAATGCCTGTTATTGTACTAGGCGGAATCTATTCAGGAAAATTTACCCCAACAGAATCTGCGGCCGTTGCCGTTTTATATGTACTGATCATAAGCTTCATTTTTAATAGGAAAGACTTTACACGTGAAAATTTAGTGAAAAGTATTAAGAGCTCTATGATGACGACTGCAGTTATATACATTATTTTAGGTGGAGCTCAATTGTTTTCAACCGCCCTAATGTATACACAACTTCCACAAGGAATTACTAGAGCTTTAACTGAGCTATCAGTGTCTCCATGGGTCATCATGCTCTTAATTTTAGTGCTTTTCTTTGTTCTAGGGACATTCTTGGAACCAATACCGATCCTTTTCATTACAATGCCTATCCTCTATCCTGTGGTAACTAGTTTAGGTTTTAATGCCATCCATTTTGGTGTTGTGACTTGCGCATTGATGATGATCTCACAAATAACCCCACCAGTAGGAGGAAGTCTTTTCGCATTATCAAGTTATTTTAAAGAAAATGTTGGTGTTGTAGTAAAAGGATCAATGCCTTACTTGTATGCTCTAATCATTGCTGCTCTCGTCCTTTTATATGTACCTTGGCTAAGTACAGCTTTAGTAGGATAA